TCCTTCGCGGTGCCGAAGATGGACATGTTTTTGCTGCTCCTGGGGTCGTTTTCGGGGTGGCGCCGCAGCAAGCGGCGGCGCGGGGAATCACATCGCTGTTAGCCTACGGGCCGCGGCCCCAGCACCCCGGTTCCGACACGCACGATATCCGAGCCACACGCGATTGCCTTCTCAAAGTCGCCCGACATCCCGGCGGACAGGACGAGGTCTCGGCCGAGGGAGGCGGCGTGGGCGTCGGTGATCTCGCGGGCCCGGGTGAACACGGGCACCGGGTCGGCGTCGAGGGGCGGCACCACCATAAATCCGGCGAAGCGCAGGTGCTCAGACTCAGCCACAGCCGCGACCACCTCGTCAACCCCGCCCGCCGGCACTCCCCCGCGCGCCTCGTCGCCGTCGGCGGACAGCTGCACGAGGCAGGGCAGGACGCCGCTTTCGCGATCCCCGCGCTCGAGGGCGAGCGCCATCCCCCTTTCCAAACCGCGCGCCAGCTTGACGGAGTCCACGGAGTGGACCTGGCTTGCCCAGCGCGCCACGGAGTTGGCCTTCTTCGACTGGATCTGCCCAATCATCGCAATGCCCACGTCAACTCCGCCCTGGGCGAGGTGCTCGGCCTTCGCGCGGGCCTCCTGCTCGCGGTTTTCTCCCACCAGGTCGATGCCCAGCCCGGCGAGGATCTCGATGTCCTCGACTGGGTGGAACTTGCTCACCGGCACCAGCCGGACACTGCCCGGCTCGCGCCCCGCCTGCGCTTCCGCCGCCGCAATGCGCTCGCGCACTGCCTTTAACCGCGCCGCGATCTCGTCCGTCCTGCTCATCTTCGTCTACCCTTCCTTTCGTGTCGTGCCCGTCAACCAAATCACTCCCGCCTGGCGCCCCGTCGTGCCGTCGCGCCGGTAGGAGAAAAAGTCCCCGTCCGTGATGGTGTCGCGCGGGTCCGCGTCGACATGCGTGACGCCGAGCTCGAACAGCTGCCGCACGATCCCTGCCCGCACGTCGAGGCCCGGGCTCCCCTGCGCCGTGCGCGTCATCGAGCCGGGCAAGTGCTTTTCGACGTCCCGGGCCATCTCCAGGGGGACCTCGTAGCTGCTCCCGGCCGCGGCTGGGCCGAGCAGCGCCGTGATCGTCCCCGGGCTGGCGCCGCGGCTCACCATGGCCTCGACCGTGCGCGCGACAATCCCGTTGCGCGCGCCAATGCGGCCCGCGTGGGCGGCGGCGACGACGCCGGCGCCGTGGTCCGCGAGCAACACCGGGGTGCAATCGGCGACCAAGACGCACAGGGCCAGGCCGGGCGTGGTGGTCACCACGGCGTCGGTGGCCGCGACGGGGCGCTTTTGCGGGCCGTCTACGAAGGTGACGTTGTTGGTGTGCAGCTGCTCCATCCACACGAAGTCCTCCGGGGCAAGGCCCACCGTCGCGGCGAGGCGCCGGCGGTTCGCCGCGACGGCCTCGGGGTCGTCGCCCACGTGGTCGCCGAGGTTGAAGGAATCGTACGGGGACGCAGACGCCCCGCCCGCACGGGTGGTGAACACCATGCGGACGGGGCGGTCCTGGACGGGGGTGCGCTCGCGTGCGGATGTCATGACCCCCACCCTAGCGAGCGCTCCCCGCGCCAAGCGTCAGCGCAGGAAATCCGGGACGTCGACGTCGTCGTCCTCCCGCGCGCGGTCGGCGCCGTCGCGCCCGGAACGGGTGAACAGGCCGGAGCTGCGCTCCTCATAGCGGTGGCGCGGCTGGTACTCCTCGTGGCGCTCCTCCTCGGCCGGGGCTGCGCTGCGGTCGTCGAAAAGCGAGCCGCGGGCGGGCGCCGGGGTCGGGGACTCGGCGGCCTGGCCGTTGTCCGCGGCGGCGTTGTCCTGCTGGCCGGAGGCGGACTCGGGGCGCGCGTTGGCCTTCTCGTCGAAGCCGGTGGCGATGATGGTCACGCGCACCTCGTCGCCGAGGTTGTCGTCGATGATGGTGCCGAAGATGATATTGGCGTCGTCGTCGGCCTTCTCCTCCACGATGGAGGCGGCGTTGTTGACCTCCATCAGGCCGAGGTCGGATCCGCCCGCGACGGAGATGAGCACGCCCTTGGCGCCCTCCATGGTCGTCTCCAGAAGCGGGGAGTTGATCGCCTGCTCGGTGGCCACCATCACGCGGTTTTCCCCGCGCGCCGAGCCCACGCCCATGAGGGCGGAGCCCGCGTCGGCCATCACGGAACGCACGTCGGCGAAGTCGACGTTGATCACGCCGGGGATGGTGATGAGGTTCGTAATACCCTGCACGCCGTTGTAGAGCACCTCGTCCGCCGCCCGGAAGGCCTCCATCATCGACAGCTCCGCGTCGCCGAGCTGCAGAAGGCGGTCGTTCGGGATGACGATGACGGTGTCGCAGACCTCCTTCAGGTTCTCGATGCCCTCCAGCGCCTGGCGCGTGCGGCGCTTGCCCTCGAAGGAGAACGGGCGGGTGACCACGCCGATGGTCAAAGCACCCATCTTCTTGGCGATCCCGGCGACGACCGGGGCCGCGCCCGTGCCGGTGCCGCCGCCCTCACCGGCGGTGACGAAGACCATGTCGGAACCCTTCAGGGACTCCTCGATCTCCTGCTTGTGATCCTCGGCGGAGGTGCGCCCGACCTCCGGGTTCGCGCCCGCGCCGAGCCCGCGGGTGGCCTCGCGCCCGATGTCGAGCTTGGTGTCGGCGTCGGTGAACAAAAGTGCCTGCGAGTCGGTGTTGACCGCGACGAACTCAACGCCCTTGAGCCCTTCTTCGATCATGCGGTTGACGGCGTTGACGCCGCCGCCGCCAACACCGACGACGCGGATCATGGCGAGGTAGTTGGCTGGAGAGGTCATGGAGAGATTCTCGCCTTTCAGGTACGTAGAACTTTTTCGGGAACAGTAAGCAGGCTCATGCGCAGCATGCAACGCTTCCCCATCATGGGCCACGAAACGCCCAAAGCCCGGTTTTTGCCTCGGCGTGTTGCAACCCTAAACCTTCACTTTAGGGTTGTGACCTGGGCTTTCGCGCTAACGCACCGTCACCAGCTCGGGGTTGGACACGTTGAACTCGCTGCCCTCCCTGTGCACCACCGCCTCCAGTGCGCGAGCCTTGTTCTCGTTGTCCTCGCTGGCGCCCCACACCACCGTGCGCTCGTCGCCAAGAGTGAGCACGAACGTGTGGGGGCTGCGCGCCTCGATGGAGGCGACCTGCCCGCGCATTTCTTCGCTTATCGACGTCACGATCGACACCGCGTCCCTGCGCACGCGCTCGTCCTGCAGCGCCGAATCGGCCAGGCGCACCGCCCCGGGCGGCGGGTCGCCCACGGTGAACGCCTCGCCCTCGGTGTCGATCAGCTGCGTCCCCTCGGCGGTCTCCGTGTAGGCGACGGCGACGTACTCGTCGACGGCGACGGTGATGGTGGAGGGCCAGTCGCGCCCCACGGTCGCGCTTTTCACCCACGGCAGCCCCGCCACCCCGGAGGCGGCCTGGTGGGCGTCGACACGCGCCATCGGCGTACCCTCCTCGATGTTCGTCGCGGCGGCGACCTCCTCCTCGCTGAGTTGGCGCGCCCCCTCGACCTCGATCGAGCGCACGGGCATCGCCGGGGTGAAAGGCGCTGCCACCGCGGCCGTGAGCGCCCCTACGACAACCACAACGACGGCCGCGACCGCCCAGGTTCCCCCGCGGCGCGGCGCCCGGCCGTCGTCCTCCTGCTTGTTTGCGGACTGCCTGTTTGCGGACTGCTTGTTTGCGGACTGCTTGTTTGCGGACTCTGCCGGCATTGCCTCACCCCTCCTGCGCCAGCGCAGAGAGGATCTCCTCGGCGAGCATGGTCACGGTGCCGGCGCCCATCGTCAAAACTATGTCGCCGGGGCGCGTGAGCTCGCGCACGGTCGCCGGCGCCGCGGAAAAGTCCGGTTCGTAGCGCACCTCGGTCGCGGTCCTGTCGATGCGGTCGGTGATGATGCGCGAGTCCATCCCCTCCACCGGGGTCTCGCGGGCGCCGAAGATGTCCAGGACAACGGCGGCGTCGGCGCGCGACAAAGCGGCGGCGAACTCGGCCGCGAACTCGCGCGTGCGCGAATACAGGTGCGGCTGGAAGCACACAACCACCCGCGCGCCGCCGCCCTCCGCCCGAGCCTTCTCGCGCGCGGCGCCGAGCACGGCGGCGACCTCGGTCGGGTGGTGGGCGTAGTCATCGTAGACGCGCGCTCCGGCGAAAGTGCCCTCGGCCACCTCGCCCTTGAACTCGAAGCGGCGCCGCACGCCGGTGTACTCGCTGAGCCCCGCCGCCAGGCGCTGCGGGTCGGCCCCCGCGCACGCCCCGGCCAGAAGCGCCGCCACCGAGTTGAGCACCATGTGGTGCCCCGGCACGGACATCGAGTACTCGACCCGCCGCTCGGCCCCACCCACGGCCAGGTCAACCCGCACCTGGGCCGGCCCGCCGCAGTGGGCCTCCTCGGCGATGATTGCGCCGGCGGGCACGTCGGGGCAGACTTCCGCCGCGGCGGCGGTGCCGTAGCCGAGTACCGTCACCCCGCGCTGAATCGCCCGCCTGCCGCACTCGACGGCGTGCGCGTCGTCGAGGCAGACCACGAGCGTGCCGGATTCCGTGACGCGGTCGGCGAAGTCGTCGAAGACGCGGAAGTAGGAGTCCGCGTCGCCGAAGTAGTCCAGGTGGTCCGGCTCGATGTTGGTGATCACGGCGATGTCCGGCGCGTAACGCAGCAGCGAGGCGTCCGATTCGTCCGCCTCCGCCGCGAAGATGCGGCCCTGCCCGTGGTGCGCGTTCGTCCCCGCGCGGTTGAGCTGGCCACCGATGGCGAAGCTCGGCTCCTCCCCCGCCGCCTGCAGCGCCACCACGGCCATGGAGGTCGTCGAGGTTTTCCCGTGCGTTCCCGCGAAGAGCACTTGGGTGTAGCCCTCCATCAGCTCAGCGAGCAGGTCGGAGCGGCGCAGGACCGGGATGGCCTCCGCGCGGGCGCGCGCCAGCTCGGGGTTGTCCTGCGGGATCGCGGCGAAGCTGGTCACCACGGCCGTCGGCAGCTCACCCGCCAAGTCGAGGTTGTCCGCTGCGTGGCCCACCGCGATCTGCGCCCCCCGCGCCCGCAGCGCGCGCACCGGCAGGGAATCCTTCACGTCGGAGCCCGTGACTACACTGCCGCGATCGAGCAGGATGTGCGCCACCCCCGACATGCCGGAGCCGCCGATGCCGATGAGGTGAACGCGGGCAAGATCGACGTCACTGCCGGGGTGATTCATGTTTTCGGGCGCTCCTTCGCAGGGCTTGTTCTCAGGGCTTGTTCTCAGGGCCGGGCGGGTTGCGTACGACACGCGATTCTAGTGGGCACGCGCGGCGCGCACGACGCGGGTGGCAAGCTCGCGGGCGACGTCTCCGGCGCCCGAGCTATCCAGCGCCTCCTGCATGCGCGCGCGTTTGCCGGGCTCGCCGAGAATGCTCGTCACCGCTGCGCTCAGCGCCTCCGGGGTGAGCTCGGAGTCGTCGATGCGCACCGCCGCGCCGAGGTCGACGAGGTGGGCCGAGTTGAGCCCCTGCTCGCCGTTACCGTGCGGCAGCGGGATGTAGATCGCCGGGATCCCGGCCGCCGAGTTCTCCGCCACCGTCATCGCCCCGGAACGGCACACCACGAGGTCAGCGACGGCGTAGGCAGCCTCCATGTCGTCGATGTAGGGCACCGCCGTGTAGTGATCGTGCGCGGCGGGGGCGTCGTTCTTGCGCCCATAGGCGTGCAGCACCTGCGCGCCCGCGGCCGTGATGGCCTCCACCGCGCTGGCCACGGCGCTGTTAATGCTCACCGCGCCCTGGGAACCGCCCGTGACCAGCACGGTCATGCGCTCCGGGTCGAGGCCCCACGTGCGGTAGCCGCGCCGCGCCTTCTCCCCATCTGCGTCCTCACCCACTCCGGGGCGCACCGGGATACCGACGGTCTCGCCCGGCATACCCGAGCCCGCGACGGCGTTGAGGCCAACCCCGCCGAGGCGCACTCCAAGCTTGTTGGCCATGCCGGCCAGCGCGTTGGTCTCCAGCACGAAAAAAGGCAGGCGCAGCGACGCCGCCGCGATGTACGCGGGGGCCGCGACATAACCGCCGGTTCCGAAAACGACCTGCGCGCCGGATTCGCGCAGCACCCGGCGCGTCTGCCGCACCGCGCGGGCCAGCTTGAAGGGCACGCCCGCCAGGCGCCAGGGCGCGCCCCGCGGCACCGGGACCGGGTCGATCAGCTCGAGGGCGAAGCCGCGGGCCGGCACGATCGTGGTTTCCAGGCCCTTCTCGGTGCCCAGAGCGGTCACGGTGGCCCCGAACTCGTCGCGCAGGACCTCCCCGACAGCCAGCGCCGGTTCGATATGCCCGGCGGTTCCGCCGCCGGCGAGGACGACGCTGAGCGGGCCGGAGCCGTCGTGCACCTTGTCAGCGGCGTCTTTGTCCGCTGGATCTGCTTCTGCCATGTCTGGAGTACTCCTTTTCGTGTGCAGCTAGCCCGCGCGGCGGGCGTCGGTCGGGTCCCAGGATCCGCGCGGCGCGGGCTGGGGCCGCGGGGCCGTGCGGGCCGGTGAGGCAGGGCGGGCGCGGGTCGCCGGGCGCCCGGCGGCGGCGGTGGGGCGTCGAGAAGCTTCGCTCGGACGCGCGGTGACGGGGGTGCCAAAGCGCGCCTCGCGGCGAGAGCGCGCCCCCCGCCCGCTTTCGGCGCGGCGCGCTGCGCGGGACTGCCCCGGGGTGGTGGGCTCGCCGATACCGAGGAAGCGATCGAAGGCAGGCCGGCCGTAGTTCTGCATGGCGGACACCGCGTCGGGTTCGTGGCGGGCGATGGAGGCCAACACGCCCATGGAGGCGAGCGTGATCACAGCGGAGGTACCTCCGGCGGAGACCATCGGTAGCTGGATGCCGGTCACCGGCAGCAGGCCCACCACGTAGCCGATGTTGATGAAGGCCTGCGAGACCACCCCGGCTGCGAGCGAGGCCGCCATGAGCGCCTGGAACTGGTTCTGCGCGCGACGCGCCGTACGCAGCCCGAAGTAGCCGAGCAGGGCGAACAGGGCGATCACGAGCGCACCTCCCCACAGCCCGAGCTCCTCGCCGATCACCGCGAAGATGAAGTCGTTGCGCGCCTCAGGGAGGTAGAACCACTTGGCGCGGGACTGGCCCAGGCCGACGCCGAGCAGGGAGCCGTCGGCAAGCGAGAGGAAGCCCTGGTGCGATTGGAAGGCGACGCCGCGCGTGTCGTCGAAATGGCCGAAAAGCGCGTCGAAGTAGACGGTGAAGCGGTCGGAGCGGTACCCGCCGGAGACGAAGACAACCACCAGCAGGCTGATCGTGCCCACGATAGCTGCGCCCGCGATGAAGGCCTTGGAGATCCCGGCGAAGATGAGGATGAGGCCCGCGACGATGGCGAAGGAGACGGCCATGCCGAAGTCACGCTGCGCCGCGATGAGCCCGAGGCACAGCGCCGCCACCGCAATGAAGGCGACGAAGCCGTTATTTGGCTTCGACGGGCGCCGGTAGTCCTTGTTTGCCAGGGTCTTCGCCCCCCACACGGCGATGGCCACGCGGGCCAGCTCGGAAGGTTGCAGCCGCAGCGGGCCGAGCGCAATCCAGGACTGGGAGCCCACCTCGTCCCCACCGATGCCGATGCCGGGGATGAGCACGAGGATAAGCAGCACGACGGCAGCGGCCATAACGACGTCTGCGAACCTGCGCATCACCTCGGGCGAGACCTTGAGCATCACCCAGAACAAAAACAGCCCGAAGGCGACCATGAGGCCCTGGCGCAGTGTGGTCGCCCAGACGCTTGACGACGCGGCGAAGCTCGACGCCATCGACGAGCTGGTGACCATGACTATTCCGAGGCCCGCGAGCACCAGAACGACGGTGCGGATCACGGTGTAATCCAGCAGCGGACGCGCGTCCATTGCGTCGTTGAGGCGACGCTGGGCGGCTGCAAAACCACCCTCCTGCGCCCGCGCGGGGCCTGGCTGCTGAGCTGCGTTTCTGCGGGGTTGGTACTCCCGCGCACCGCGCGTCACGGTCATGGCCACCGCCCTTTCTCCTCGTTCGCCCCAGAGCTCACTTCAGACACATTAGCCACAATAGACTGTGGGGCGGTAGCTCCGGGCGGAGCAACACGGCTCGCGTTAGGAGTGTCTCATGGCGGCGGCCGCAAAGTAGTCGCCACGCTGGGACATGCCGGAAAACATGTCGAGGCTGGCCGCGGCGGGAGCCAGCAGCACCGTGTCCCCCGGGCGCGCCTGGGTCGCCGCGAAGTCGACGACCGCGTCCATCGCCCGCGCTGGGTCCGCCTCGTCCGTCACCCACACGGGCACATTCGGGGCCAGGCGCCGGAGCGCCTCGCGCAGGATCTCCCGGTCCGCCCCGATTAGCCCCACGGCCCGGAACCGGTGGGCGTGGGCGCGCACCAGGTCGTCGACCTCGGCGCCTTTGAGCTGCCCGCCGGCGATCCACACCACGGTGCCTGCCCCGGCGAGCGCCGAATCGGCCGCGTGCGGGTTGGTCGCCTTGGAGTTGTCCACCCAGTCGACGCCCCCCGCGGAGTGCACCACCGCGCCGCGGTGGCCCGCCACTCGGTAACCCGCCAGCCCTGCCCTGATCCGTTCGGGGTGCACGCCCTGGCTGTGGGCCGCCGCCGCCGCGGCAAGCGCGTCGTAGACACCGGCCGCGCCGGCGGGCTCGATGCCTGCCGCGCTGGCCAGCTCGACCTCTTCCCCGCCGCGCCTGGCGACGATGGCCTCACCCTTGATCCCGACCTGGTTCTCCCCCGGCTCCGCGAGGGTGAACCCGATGACGTCACCGCGCCCGCTCTCGCGCACGAGGCGCGCCACCTCGGCGTCGTCTATCCCGGCCACCGCGGTCTCCGCCCGAAGCAGCCGCGCCTTGTCGTGCGCGTACGCGGCGAAGGAGCCGTGCCAATCGATGTGGTCGGCCGCGAGGTTGAGCAGCACCCCGGCCGTCGGTCGCAGCTCGCGCGACCAGTGCAGCTGGAAGCTCGACAGCTCCGCTACCAGCACGTCCACGCGCTCTTCCGACAGGAGCGCGTCGCTGACGGAGAGCCCGATGTTGCCGCAGGCCACCGCGTCCAATCCCGTGTCGCGGGCGGATTCGGCCATGATCGCCGCCAGCATTCCCGTCGTCGTGGTTTTCCCGTTCGTGCCCGTCACCGCCAGCCACGTCCGCGGGGCGCCGAACACGCCCGCCCGGTCGAGGCGGAAGCACAGTTCCACGTCGCCGTAGACCTCCAGCCCCGCCTCCGCCGCGGCGCGCAGCAGTGGCGTGTCGGGGCGCCAGCCGGGGGAGGTGACCACAGTGGAAAACTGACTGAGCGCGCGCTCCGCCTCGGCGGTGCTCATCGCCTGGGCCTGCGTTTCCTGCGCCACGGCGGCGAGGTTGTCCGCGTTATCGTCGGCCACGCTGAAGGCAACGCCGAGCGCCGCGAGCAGCTTGGCCGCCCCGCGGCCGGAGACCCCCGCGCCGGCGATGAGAACGCCGCGGCGCAGCTCGGCGGGCACGTTGTCCGGCGCCATCGCGATCCGGCCCCCCATCAGCCCGCCGCCCCGCTCAGCGAAAGCCACTCGCCATAGAACACGGCCACGCCGAGCGCGCCCGCCATAGCGGAGAGGATCCAGAAGCGGATGACCACCGTTGTCTCCGGCCACCCGCCGTTTTCAAAGTGGTGGTGGATAGGGGCCATGCGGAAGACTCGCTTGCCGGTGGCGCGGAAGGAAAGCACCTGGATAACCACGGAGGCGGCCTCCAGCACGAACAGCGCGCCGATGATCACCATGAGCAGCTCCGTCTTGCTGGTCACGGACAGCCCCGCCACCAGGCCGCCGAGCGCCAGCGAGCCCGTGTCACCCATGAAGATCTTGGCCGGGGAGGCGTTCCACCACAGAAAGCCGATGGTGGCGCCGAACCCGGCGGCGGCCAGAGTGGCCAGGTCGAGCGGGTCGCGCACGTCGTAGCACCCCGGCCCCGGCGCGGCGGTGCAGGACTGGCGGAACTGCCAGAACGTGATCGCGGTGTAGCCGGCCATGACGAAGGCCGTGGCGCCGGAGGCCAGCCCATCCAGCCCGTCGGTGAGGTTCACGGCGTTCGACCAGGCCGCGAGCAGGATGTAGACGAAGACCAGGAACACGATGGTGCCAATCACGCCGCCGACCGCTGCGAAGTCGACGATGTCCATGTCGCGCACGAAGCTTAACGACGTCGAACCCGGCGTGAGCCCCTCCGCGTTGGGGAACTGCAGGATGAGCAGCCCGAAGATGAGCGCGATAGCCAGCTGCGCGATCAGCTTCGCCGTTTTGTTCAGCCCGAGGTTGCGCTTCATGAACAGCTTAATGCCGTCGTCCGCGAAGCCGACGCCGCCGAGGGCCAGCGTCAGCCCCAGCACGATCCACCCCGAGGCGGTGAAGGCCGCGTGCCCGCTAGCTAGTGCCCACAGCCCGGCGGCGACGTAGCCGAGGGTGATGCCGGCGAGGATCGCTATGCCGCCCATGGTCGGCGTGCCGCGCTTCCGGGCGTGGGAGGCCGGCCCGTCCTCGCGGATCTCCTGGCCGAGGGCGCGGTGGTTGAAGTACCGGATGAGGACGGGGGTGAGGAAGATAGCGACGAGAAAGCTCACTATCGCGGCGATGATGATCTGGACCATGTGCGTTAATTACCGTGTTTTTCTAGCGGGCCCGCCCGGCGCGTTCGGCGGTTGTGCCCGGCTCAGTTCTGT
This is a stretch of genomic DNA from Corynebacterium auris. It encodes these proteins:
- a CDS encoding UDP-N-acetylglucosamine--N-acetylmuramyl-(pentapeptide) pyrophosphoryl-undecaprenol N-acetylglucosamine transferase — its product is MAEADPADKDAADKVHDGSGPLSVVLAGGGTAGHIEPALAVGEVLRDEFGATVTALGTEKGLETTIVPARGFALELIDPVPVPRGAPWRLAGVPFKLARAVRQTRRVLRESGAQVVFGTGGYVAAPAYIAAASLRLPFFVLETNALAGMANKLGVRLGGVGLNAVAGSGMPGETVGIPVRPGVGEDADGEKARRGYRTWGLDPERMTVLVTGGSQGAVSINSAVASAVEAITAAGAQVLHAYGRKNDAPAAHDHYTAVPYIDDMEAAYAVADLVVCRSGAMTVAENSAAGIPAIYIPLPHGNGEQGLNSAHLVDLGAAVRIDDSELTPEALSAAVTSILGEPGKRARMQEALDSSGAGDVARELATRVVRAARAH
- a CDS encoding cell division protein FtsQ/DivIB, giving the protein MPAESANKQSANKQSANRQSANKQEDDGRAPRRGGTWAVAAVVVVVVGALTAAVAAPFTPAMPVRSIEVEGARQLSEEEVAAATNIEEGTPMARVDAHQAASGVAGLPWVKSATVGRDWPSTITVAVDEYVAVAYTETAEGTQLIDTEGEAFTVGDPPPGAVRLADSALQDERVRRDAVSIVTSISEEMRGQVASIEARSPHTFVLTLGDERTVVWGASEDNENKARALEAVVHREGSEFNVSNPELVTVR
- a CDS encoding FtsW/RodA/SpoVE family cell cycle protein, which gives rise to MTVTRGAREYQPRRNAAQQPGPARAQEGGFAAAQRRLNDAMDARPLLDYTVIRTVVLVLAGLGIVMVTSSSMASSFAASSSVWATTLRQGLMVAFGLFLFWVMLKVSPEVMRRFADVVMAAAVVLLILVLIPGIGIGGDEVGSQSWIALGPLRLQPSELARVAIAVWGAKTLANKDYRRPSKPNNGFVAFIAVAALCLGLIAAQRDFGMAVSFAIVAGLILIFAGISKAFIAGAAIVGTISLLVVVFVSGGYRSDRFTVYFDALFGHFDDTRGVAFQSHQGFLSLADGSLLGVGLGQSRAKWFYLPEARNDFIFAVIGEELGLWGGALVIALFALLGYFGLRTARRAQNQFQALMAASLAAGVVSQAFINIGYVVGLLPVTGIQLPMVSAGGTSAVITLASMGVLASIARHEPDAVSAMQNYGRPAFDRFLGIGEPTTPGQSRAARRAESGRGARSRREARFGTPVTARPSEASRRPTAAAGRPATRARPASPARTAPRPQPAPRGSWDPTDARRAG
- the murC gene encoding UDP-N-acetylmuramate--L-alanine ligase produces the protein MNHPGSDVDLARVHLIGIGGSGMSGVAHILLDRGSVVTGSDVKDSLPVRALRARGAQIAVGHAADNLDLAGELPTAVVTSFAAIPQDNPELARARAEAIPVLRRSDLLAELMEGYTQVLFAGTHGKTSTTSMAVVALQAAGEEPSFAIGGQLNRAGTNAHHGQGRIFAAEADESDASLLRYAPDIAVITNIEPDHLDYFGDADSYFRVFDDFADRVTESGTLVVCLDDAHAVECGRRAIQRGVTVLGYGTAAAAEVCPDVPAGAIIAEEAHCGGPAQVRVDLAVGGAERRVEYSMSVPGHHMVLNSVAALLAGACAGADPQRLAAGLSEYTGVRRRFEFKGEVAEGTFAGARVYDDYAHHPTEVAAVLGAAREKARAEGGGARVVVCFQPHLYSRTREFAAEFAAALSRADAAVVLDIFGARETPVEGMDSRIITDRIDRTATEVRYEPDFSAAPATVRELTRPGDIVLTMGAGTVTMLAEEILSALAQEG
- the mraY gene encoding phospho-N-acetylmuramoyl-pentapeptide-transferase encodes the protein MVQIIIAAIVSFLVAIFLTPVLIRYFNHRALGQEIREDGPASHARKRGTPTMGGIAILAGITLGYVAAGLWALASGHAAFTASGWIVLGLTLALGGVGFADDGIKLFMKRNLGLNKTAKLIAQLAIALIFGLLILQFPNAEGLTPGSTSLSFVRDMDIVDFAAVGGVIGTIVFLVFVYILLAAWSNAVNLTDGLDGLASGATAFVMAGYTAITFWQFRQSCTAAPGPGCYDVRDPLDLATLAAAGFGATIGFLWWNASPAKIFMGDTGSLALGGLVAGLSVTSKTELLMVIIGALFVLEAASVVIQVLSFRATGKRVFRMAPIHHHFENGGWPETTVVIRFWILSAMAGALGVAVFYGEWLSLSGAAG
- the pgeF gene encoding peptidoglycan editing factor PgeF, with amino-acid sequence MTSARERTPVQDRPVRMVFTTRAGGASASPYDSFNLGDHVGDDPEAVAANRRRLAATVGLAPEDFVWMEQLHTNNVTFVDGPQKRPVAATDAVVTTTPGLALCVLVADCTPVLLADHGAGVVAAAHAGRIGARNGIVARTVEAMVSRGASPGTITALLGPAAAGSSYEVPLEMARDVEKHLPGSMTRTAQGSPGLDVRAGIVRQLFELGVTHVDADPRDTITDGDFFSYRRDGTTGRQAGVIWLTGTTRKEG
- a CDS encoding YggS family pyridoxal phosphate-dependent enzyme; this encodes MSRTDEIAARLKAVRERIAAAEAQAGREPGSVRLVPVSKFHPVEDIEILAGLGIDLVGENREQEARAKAEHLAQGGVDVGIAMIGQIQSKKANSVARWASQVHSVDSVKLARGLERGMALALERGDRESGVLPCLVQLSADGDEARGGVPAGGVDEVVAAVAESEHLRFAGFMVVPPLDADPVPVFTRAREITDAHAASLGRDLVLSAGMSGDFEKAIACGSDIVRVGTGVLGPRPVG
- the murD gene encoding UDP-N-acetylmuramoyl-L-alanine--D-glutamate ligase, giving the protein MAPDNVPAELRRGVLIAGAGVSGRGAAKLLAALGVAFSVADDNADNLAAVAQETQAQAMSTAEAERALSQFSTVVTSPGWRPDTPLLRAAAEAGLEVYGDVELCFRLDRAGVFGAPRTWLAVTGTNGKTTTTGMLAAIMAESARDTGLDAVACGNIGLSVSDALLSEERVDVLVAELSSFQLHWSRELRPTAGVLLNLAADHIDWHGSFAAYAHDKARLLRAETAVAGIDDAEVARLVRESGRGDVIGFTLAEPGENQVGIKGEAIVARRGGEEVELASAAGIEPAGAAGVYDALAAAAAAHSQGVHPERIRAGLAGYRVAGHRGAVVHSAGGVDWVDNSKATNPHAADSALAGAGTVVWIAGGQLKGAEVDDLVRAHAHRFRAVGLIGADREILREALRRLAPNVPVWVTDEADPARAMDAVVDFAATQARPGDTVLLAPAAASLDMFSGMSQRGDYFAAAAMRHS
- the ftsZ gene encoding cell division protein FtsZ → MTSPANYLAMIRVVGVGGGGVNAVNRMIEEGLKGVEFVAVNTDSQALLFTDADTKLDIGREATRGLGAGANPEVGRTSAEDHKQEIEESLKGSDMVFVTAGEGGGTGTGAAPVVAGIAKKMGALTIGVVTRPFSFEGKRRTRQALEGIENLKEVCDTVIVIPNDRLLQLGDAELSMMEAFRAADEVLYNGVQGITNLITIPGVINVDFADVRSVMADAGSALMGVGSARGENRVMVATEQAINSPLLETTMEGAKGVLISVAGGSDLGLMEVNNAASIVEEKADDDANIIFGTIIDDNLGDEVRVTIIATGFDEKANARPESASGQQDNAAADNGQAAESPTPAPARGSLFDDRSAAPAEEERHEEYQPRHRYEERSSGLFTRSGRDGADRAREDDDVDVPDFLR